The genomic interval CCGCCGGAGGCGCCCGAACTGCTCGCCCGGCTGGCGCCGCGCGCGGCCAACCACTACAGCTTCATCGACGTCACGGTGCGCCGCCCCCACCACGAGCAGGCCTTCCGCCCGCTGTACTTCAAGCGCTACGGCATCGATGCCGACAGCACCCTGCTGTCGCAGACCGGCCGGCGCTCGGTGCTCGAGGCCGGCGACGCCAGCCGCGCCGGCCTCGCCGCCTGGATCGACGGCATTCGCGAACTCGGCGGCGCAGGCCTCCACTACATCTCCTTCGCCGACGAGCCGAACCTCAGCTATCCCGACTACGCCAGCTTCGCCCGCTACTTCGCCGCCATGGCCCGCCAGGTGCGGGAGACAGCCGGCGCGCGCGAGGCCGGCGTCCGCGTCGCCGTGCCGGCCTCCTCGCGCCTGGTCAACGGTCCGACCACCGACGACGCCCGCTCGCGCCGCGGCCTGGACTGGGCGCGCCGGCTGCTGGAGGAACACGGCGAAGGGATCGACGCCCTGGCCTGGCACGAATGGATGATCCGCGACCTGCGCGCCACCCGCGTCTACCGCGACAACGTGCGCCAGGCGGCGCAGCTGGTCGGCCTGGACGAGCGCGGCCGGCCGCGCAAGGCCCTGCTGCTGGAGCAGACCAACCTGTCCAGCGGCAACAACGTCAGCCCCTACGAGCAGGAAACCCGCTTCGCCGCCCTCTGGTGGGCCTCGGTGGCGATCAACGCGGCCCAGGACGGCCTGCTGGAGCAGCTCAACTGGTTCCTCGCCACCGACGACGACGAGCACTTCAAGGGCATGATCGGCCGGGCTGGCGACGGCCGCTACGTGCTCAAGCCGGTCGGCGAGGCCATGGCCTTCATGCAGCAGCACTGGCAGGAACAGGTCCTGCGCCTGGACAACGACGCCTTCGAGGTGGATGCCCTGGCCATGCGCTCCGACTCCCGGATCGTGCTGTTCGGTGTGAACAAGGCGCCACGGCGCCAGGAGGTACGGCTGAGCGGCGAACCGCTCGCCTGCCATGCCCAGGATCCGCCGCGCCTGCAGCTGTTCGGCGCGGCGGAGCCCGGCACGGGCGCTGTCGATTGCACGGAGCAGCCATGGCGCTTCAGCTTGCCGGGAGAAACCCTCTTCGTCCTCGAATGGGAGGCGCCATGAACCCCAGGGATCTGAAGGTCAAGTTGCGGCACAAGGGCCTGCCCGGCCTCCTGCGCCAGCTCTGCGCACACTGCCTGTACGGCCAGCGGCGCCTGCTCTGGATGGAGCGCGACCTGACCCTGGAAGCCCCCCGATTGCAACGCCCGCACCACTGGTGCTACCCATCGATCACCCGGGAGCTGCTGCCGGCCTTCGAGCGCCACTTCTCCCGCCACCTCGCGGTCATCGACGATCTGCTCGAACAGCCCGGCGTGCAGGGGCTGGCCGCCCTGGACGGCGAAGGCCATGTCTGCGCCTTCGTCTGGTACAGCGACCGCGACTACTACGACCGCCACTACTATCGCTGCTGGTTTCCGGTCACGGCGTCCGGCGTCTACCTGTTCGCCATGGAGGTGGCCTGCGAGCACCGCGGCAGCGCGCTGCTGCTCGGCGGCCAGGAGCATCTCTGGGGCCTGTTGCGCGCCGCCGGCCACCAGCGCGCCCGGGCGGTGGTCGACACGCGCAACGCCTGCGCCCGCAAGCTGCTCGGCCACCTGGGCTTTCAGCCGCTCGGCTGGCAGACCCGGGTGTTCACCCTGTTCGGCCGCCTGCGCTTCTGCCATCAGCCTCCGGCGGTGCGCGATCAGCTCGGCAGCCATACCGGCAGCAACGCCTGGTACCGCTTCCAGCAGCCCTTCAGGCGCTTTCCGTAGGGATAGAGATCGACCCACAGATCGCCCGCCAGGGTGCCGCTGCTGAGCACGAAGGTGCACAGCGACTTGCGCTCCAGCCACAGGCGGTTGCTCAGGGCGCTCTCCGGGGACGCGCAGGAATCCATCCATTGCACGCCCTCGACCTTCAGCTCGTGCAGCAGGCGGATGCACTCGAGCTCGAGAAGCGCGCCGGGGGAATAGTGGGCGTACTCCT from Azotobacter salinestris carries:
- a CDS encoding GNAT family N-acetyltransferase yields the protein MNPRDLKVKLRHKGLPGLLRQLCAHCLYGQRRLLWMERDLTLEAPRLQRPHHWCYPSITRELLPAFERHFSRHLAVIDDLLEQPGVQGLAALDGEGHVCAFVWYSDRDYYDRHYYRCWFPVTASGVYLFAMEVACEHRGSALLLGGQEHLWGLLRAAGHQRARAVVDTRNACARKLLGHLGFQPLGWQTRVFTLFGRLRFCHQPPAVRDQLGSHTGSNAWYRFQQPFRRFP